TGGTTTATCGTATATATAAAACAAACAGAAAAGAATAACATTAAAGTTAAAATAAAAATAAGTAATAAGGATGGATAATCATATGGAGAAATTGGTTATTGATGGAGGTAGACCTCTTAATGGAGATATAGAGATTAGTGGAGCAAAAAATGCAGCTGTAGCTATCTTACCATCGGCTATAATGGCGAGCAAGGGAATTTGTGTTATTGATAATATACCTATGATTAGTGATACTGAATGTATTGAAAGAATAATAGAAAGCTTAGGAGCTACAGTAACAAGAAAAAATAATACTGTAATAATAGATAGCACATCTATAAATAGTAGTGATGCAAACACAGAAGATGTTAGAAAGATGAGAGCTTCTTATTATTTAATCGGAGCCCTTCTTGGAAGATTTAAAAAGGCAAGAGTAGAAATGCCAGGAGGTTGTGCTATAGGGGTTAGACCTATTGATCAGCACATAAAAGGTTTTGAAGCTTTAGGAGCCAATGTTACTATAGAACATGGAGCAGTAGTTGTTGAAGCTGAAAAATTAGTTGGAACTAACATATACTTTGATGTTGTAAGTGTTGGAGCTACAATAAACGTAATGCTTGCAGCTACACTTGCAGAAGGAAAAACTGTTCTTGAAAATGCAGCAAAAGAACCTCATATTGTTGATGTTGCAAACTTCTTAAATTCTATGGGAGCTGACATTAAGGGTGCAGGAACTGATGTGATAAAGATAAATGGAGTAAAAGAACTAACAGGATGTAACTACAGTGTTATACCAGACCAAATAGAAGCTGGTACATATATGATCGCTACAGCAGCTTGTGGTGGAAACGTAACTATAAACAATGTTATACCTAAGCACTTAGAATCTATTAGTGCTAAACTTATAGAAATGGGTGTAAATGTAATTGAAAATGGTGATAGTATAACTATTAACAGTACAAGAAATCTAAATGGAGTAAACATTAAAACACTTCCATATCCAGGTTTCCCAACTGACTTACAACAACCTATGACTACTATATTAAGTATAGCAAAAGGTAGTAGCATAGTTAATGAAAGCATATGGGAAAGCAGATTTAAGCACGTAGATGAATTAAAGAAAATGGGTGCTAAAATAAGCGTAGAAAATAATATAGCTATGATTGAAGGTGTAAAATCTTTAAGTGGAGCTAAAGTAAAAGCTACAGATTTAAGAGCAGGTGCTGCTATGGTAATAGCTGGACTTATCGCTAATGGAATCACTGAAGTTACTAATATAGAACATATAGATAGAGGATACCCTTATATAGAAGAAAAGTTCAATAAGTTAGGTGCTAAAATTAAAAGGGTTGAATACTAAGGTAGGAGAATATAGTATAATGATATTTTGTCCTTTATATAGTGGAAGTAGTGGTAATAGTGTTTATATATCATCAGGAAAAAGTAGTATATTAATTGATGCTGGACTTCCTGGAAAACATATAGAAAAAGCACTTGAAGCAATAAATAAAAATCCTAACGACATAGATGGAATATTTGTAACCCATGAACATATAGACCATGTTAAAGGGGTTGGGGTGTTATCCAGAAGGTATAATATACCTATTTACGCCAATGAACTTACATGGCAAGGAATGAAAAAGAATATAGGAAAAATAAAAGAAGAAAACATAAACATAATTTCAAAACATAAAAATATTACTATAAAAGATATGGATATATTCAACTATAGTATATCTCATGATGCCGTAGATCCAGTTGGGTATGCAATTTACTCTGGAAAGAGTAAAGCTTGTGTAGCCACAGATCTTGGGTATTTCTCTGATGAAGTGAGAGAAAATACAAAAGATGCTGATGTAGTATTATTAGAAAGCAATCATGATGTTGAAATGCTTAAATTTGGACCATATCCATATAACTTAAAAAGAAGAATTTTAAGTAATGTAGGACACTTATCTAATGATGATTGTGGAAAAGCGATAGTTACTATGACTGAAAATAATTGCAAAAATATTATTTTAGGACATTTAAGTAAAACAAACAATTATCCAGATCTTGCATATGAAACTGTTGTAGAAGTTCTTCGTGAAAACAAAATACAATTGAATAAGGATATTAACATTAGCATGGCAAAAAGAGATATGCCAAGTAATTATATGGAGTTTTAAAGGAGGATACAATAATGAAAAAAATATACAAAATATTTTTACTCATATGTATATTAGCTTCTTTAAACATGATTTTTGTTGGATGTGATGACAAAGATAAAGTATCAGCGAATAATAATAAAAAGCTAAAGATTTTGGAGCTATCAGAAAATGATGATTCACTTGTTAAGTTCAATATATATTTTGATGCTTCAAAAAACCACAAAAATGTTGATATGCTAAAAGAAGAAAGAATAATAAATAAGGATGAGCTTTTAGGAGAAGTTATACTTAGAGAGCTTATAAAAGGGCCTTCTATTGAGAATAAGTTAAAACCTATATTTCCAAAGGACACAAAATTATTAAGTTTTGCTATAAAGGATAACATAGCGTATATTAACTTAAGTCAAGAGGCTCAATATAAAATGAACAAATCAACAGAAGAAGCTTTTTTAAAGGGGATCGTTTTATCCTTAAATCAGATAAAATCTATTAATAAGGTTAAGATATTAATTAACAACAAAAATGTAGATACTTTAGGTGGAAACTACGATATATCAAAACCTTTTGGTAAAGAAGATATAAATAAAATACGAAAATAAAATAAAGTATAGTTTACAGAAGGAGAATAGAAAATGAGTTTATATAAAGAATGGACAGACATGGTTATAGATTATGTAAAACATAAGGGAGAAGCTGCATTTTGGAAAGAATACGGCCAAATGGAAAAGAATATATACTCTAAATTATTAGCAGATCATGAAGAAGTATTTGCTGGAACAACAGAAGAATTAGCAGAAAAATTTGAAACTCCATTATATTTCTTCGTTGGATTTTTAGATGGAATAAATGAAAGTCTTGAAGAAGAAATGGATATAGAAAACATAGAAAAAGACACTCAAATTAAATTAAATGTTAACTTAGAAAAATTATATTTTAACATGATAGATGCTAAAGCAGACTATTTATACAATCTTCCACAATGGGAAGGAATATTCTCAGAAGAAAAGAGAAAAGAAATAAGAAATGAATGGAGAGCTTCTAAAACAGTTATTAGAGAAGACAAAGTTGGAAGAAACGATCCATGTCCATGTGGAAGCGGTAAGAAATATAAAAAATGTTGTGGAAAAAATGCATAATATTTACACAAAAATGATTACACTTTGTATGTAGTCATTTTTTTATTTTAAAATTAATTCAGAAAACCAAATTTTAGACGAATAGTAATATAAGGGAATACATGAGTTTAGCGAGGTTTAAGGAGCTGGTTTTTTGAAAAACATAATAATGATAGATAACAAACCATATAGTATAAATACAATTAAAGAATTGGTTGGAGATTATAATATAACAGTATATGAGGCTAAAAATTCTTTTGAAGTATTTAGTACATTACAAAAGTTGAATAATAATGCTGAATTAATTATTACAGACGTAAATTTAGGAAAAGAAAGTGGAATAGATATAATAAAAAGGATAAAGGAAAAGGGAATTAAATGCCCTATATTAATACTAACATCTGAAAATAAGAAAAAAACTTTTATAGAAGGAATTAAAGCGGGAGCAACAGATTATATTTTAAGACCATTTGAAGGTAAATTTTTATTGAAGAGAATAGTAAAAGATATTGAAAAAAATAATAAAGATAGTAAAATAGTAAAGAAATCATCAAAATCTATAGTTGATAATAGTAAAAAGGAAGAAAGTGTGGATTTCAATAAGTATCTATCTGAAAAAGTTTATAAATCTAAGAAAAATTTTAATGAATTTTCATTGGTTATGCTAACTATATTTAAAGCTGTAGATGAATTTACACAAGAAGTGCAAAGAGAATACAATGACTTAACTAAAAAGATATATCCTAAATTGAAAGAACTATTTTCAGATGCCGAAATATTTACAAAGTATGGAGAACAAAGTTTTGTAGGTGTATTTAAAGAATTAAAACCTATAAAAGAACAAGACTTAACAAATAAAATAAAGAAAATATTTAATGATGAAAAGAAGCTTAGTAAAACACACGATAAGTATTTCTTAGAATGTGCCTTTGCAAAGTATCCACAAGAAGGTCAAAATAAGAATGAACTTTTAGAAAAAGTACAAGATAAGATTGTAGGTAAAATAAACGTTATTAAAAGAATGGAGAAATAATGAACATAACAATAATTTGTGTTGGTAAACTGAAGGAAAAGTATTTAAAGTTAGCTATTGATGAGTATAGTAAAAGACTTTCAAGGTATTGTAAGCTAAACATAGTTGAGTTAAATGATGAGAAAACACCAGATAATGCCTCAGAAAAAGATGAGCTTATAATAAAACAAAAAGAAGGAAGCAAAATATTAGCTCATGTAAAAGAAAATATGTATGTAATCGCATTAGATCTAAATGGAAAAATGGCATCATCAGAAGAACTTGCAGAATTAATAGGTGATTTAGGACTTAAAGGTAAAAGTAATATTGCTCTAGTTATAGGAGGTTCTTTAGGATTATCTAAGGAAGTTTTAAATAGAGCAAACTACAAGTTATCTTTTTCAAAGATGACATTTCCACATCAACTTATGAGAGTTATTTTGTTAGAACAAATTTATAGAGCGTATAAAATTAATGCAGGTGAACCGTATCATAAATAGATACGGTTTTTTATTTTTATAATATAATGATTTAAATTTAACGTAAAATTATATCTAGAATTTTAGTGAAAAAAAGTAGCTAGTCTATTAAGGCTTTAGCTATTTTTTGATTACAATTTACTAAAGAAAACAAACTATAAGCCACCAAAATTAATATAAGTTTCTATTAATTTTATAGTAAAAAATTTCTTGAAATCAAAAAACTATATGATAAAAAATAAAGAATTGCTAAAGATAAAGTTAACGGTAGAAAGGAGAAAAATATTATGGCAAAGGACGTAAATGAAAAAGAAAAGTTAACACCTAAGGATTATTTAAATAAGGTTTTAGCTGGAACTGCAACAGGAATAGTTGTTGGATTAATTCCAAATGCAATTTTGGGAGCCATATTTAAAGGACTAATAAATACTTCGCCTATATTTTCTGTACTTTATAATGCTGTTAATATTATGCAATTTATTGTGCCAGTTCTTGTGGGTGTCTTAGTAGCATTACAATTTCAGCTTGGACCCATGCAAACAGTTGTGGTAGGTGCAGCGGTGTTCTTAGGTTCAGGTGCATATAAAGTTACTAGTAATGGGGTACAAATGATTGGTATAGGTGATTTGATAAATACAATGTTAGTAGCATGTATAGCAGTTTATTTTGTTAGATTAATAGGGAATAAATTAAAATCATTAACAATATTACTACTACCTATTGTAGGTGCAGCGGTAGGTGTTATTGGAATTATTACACTTCCATATGTAAGACAAATTACTGTTGCAATAGGAAATGTAATTAATAATTTTGCAGTTTTACAACCATTATTAATGTGTATTTTGATTAGTGTTTCATTTTCAATTTTGATTATTTCTCCAATATCAACTGTGGCAATTGGTATTGCAATAGGCATAACAGGATTAGGAGCAGGTGCTGCTGCAATTGGAGTTGCGGCATGTACAGCAGTTCTTGTAATTGGTTCAAGATTAGTCAATGAAAGTGGAGTTACATTATCAGTTCTCCTAGGAGCTATGAAGATGATGATGCCAAATTTAGTAGCATATCCGATTATAGCAGTTCCTATTATTTTAAATGGAATTATAAGTGGAATTGGTGCTTATATATTTCATATTGTAGGGACACCTAGTAGTGCTGGATTTGGACTAGTTGGATTAGTTGGACCATTAGCTTCAATAAATAGTCCTACAGGATCAGTTTTTAGAGCTGCAATGGCGTTTATTGTTGTACCATTTGTAGGTGCGTTTTTAATTGATATATTGTGCAGAAAAGTATTACATTTATATGATGTGAGTATCTACAAATATATTTAGTGAGTAATATATACTAAAGAGGAGATGTAAAAATGAAAATTTCAATTGTTGGAGCAGGAGCTATGGGTTCTCGTTATGGATATATGTTACATGAAGGTGGCAATGAAGTTTTCTTAATAGATGCTTGGAAGGAACATGTAGATATTATAAATAAAGAGGGATTAACAATTGAAGAAAATGGACAGTTCAAAAAGGTAAAAATTCCAGCTATGCTACCTGAAGATGCTCATGAAGTTCCTGATCTAGTGATTTTATTTACAAAATCAATGGGACTAGAACCTATGCTGAAAGCTGTAAAAGGCATTTTAGGAAAAGATACAAAGGTATTATGTTTGTTAAATGGATTAGGACATAATGAAACTTTAGAAAAGTATATAGATACAAAAAATATATTTATGGGAGTAACTTTATGGACTGCCAACTTAAAAGGCCCAGGTCATGTTTTATTAAGTGGAGATGGAAATTTAGAGGTACAAAATATTGATCAAAGTATGGATAGTGAGGTAAAAAAAGTTTGCGATGTATTAAATGAGGCAGGGCTCAAGGCTTACTATAGTGAGGATGTTATATTCTCAATTTGGAGAAAAGCTTGTGTAAATGGAACTTTAAATAGTTGTTGTACAATTTTAGATTGTAATATAAAGCAATTTGGCGAATTAAAAGAAGCACCAGAACTTATTCGTAACATCATAAAAGAGTTTGCAGATGTCGCTACTAAATACGGTGTAAATTTAAATGTTGAACAAGTTGCAAAAGGAATAGAGAAAATATATGATCCAAGTCAAGCTGGAGAACATTATCCATCAATGCATCAAGACTTAATTCAAAAACATCGTTTAACAGAAATTGATTATATAAATGGATATGTATCAAGAAAAGGAAAAGAATTTAATATAGATACAAAATATAATGATCTTCTTACTATGCTTGTTCATGCAAAAGAACAATTACTTGTAAAATAAATAAAAGCCTAACCATTGAAACTAATTGGTTAAGGCTTTTTGTTTGTCATTTATTAGTGTTGACCCTAACATTACGTCATAGTGTAATATAAAAATATAGCTTGAAGGTATTAGGCTAGTAAATTAAACTTTGAGGTGTAAAAATGAGAACAGTGAAACAAGTTTCGGATTTAACGGGAATAAGTGTACGTTTATTACATTACTATGATGAAATAGGATTATTAAAACCAAGTAGAGTTACAGATGCAGGATATAGACTTTATGATCATGAGGATATTAAAGCTTTGCAACAGATTTTGTTTTTCAAGGAGCTTGATATACCTTTAAAAGAAGTTAAAAAGATAATGTCTAGTCCGTATTTTGATAAAGTAGAGGCACTTAAAAATCAGAGAAAGCTACTTATTTTAAAAAGAAAGAGATTAAATGCTTTAATTGAACTTATAAATAAAACATTAAATGGGGAGAGTACCATGAGCTTTAAAGAATTTGATATGAGTGAGTATTTTAATGTATTAGAGGAATTTAAAACAGAGCATGAGGACAAGATAATCAAGCTTTATGGAAGTGTAGACAAGTATAACGAATATATTGAACAAATGAAATCTAAAGAGGGCAAAATTGCTAAAATGGCCATAAAGAAATATGGAAGTATTGAGAAATATGCTAAGGCAATTAAGAAAAATTTTAATAGTGGTATATTAAATCTAGCAGAGCGATATGACGAATTTAAAAAAGATTTATTAGAAGATAATAATCCAAAATTAAAAGAACTATATAAAAAGTTAGTATGTGATTTAAAGAAGGAACCTTCTTCAGCCGAAATTCAACAAATTGCTGGAGAGATAACAAATACAGCTAAAGAGGATTATGAAATTTTTAATATGAAAAATGGAGACGATCACTGGTTTTATATGGTTCAAATATTTTTAGTATATCCAGATTGGATAAAAGAAGTTGATAAGAAGTATGGTAGTGGTTCATCCAAATTTATTGGAAAAGCCTTAAAAAATTATTTAGGAGATAAACGTCCTAAATTAGAAATATTATATGAAAAGCTTGTATTTGATTTATGTAAAGATCCTTCTTCTAGGGAAATTCAACAAATTGTTGAAGAAATATCAGATGCAACTAAAGAAAACAATGAATTTTACAAAATAGATTCAGGAGAAAATCATTGGGGGTATATGTCAGAACTTTATTTATCAGATTCTAATTTTATAAAAATAATTGATAAGAAATATGGTTATGGTGCATCGAAATTTATGGGAGAAGCTTTTAAAATTTACGCTGAAAGACTTAAAGAGTAACCGTTAGTATTCATTTATTTCTATTATTAAAATATATATTATAATAGATGTTTATATATTATATAAGGAGTGAAAATATTTGAAAAGAAAAAATATAATCTCGTTAATAGTAATATTCATGATTATATTAAGTTTTTCAGGGTGTGCAAATGAATCAAAAGGTAACGTAGTTACTAGTGATGTTAAGAAAGAAGCAAAACTAAAAGATGATAAAATTAAGAGTTATATTGAAGAAGGAAGTAAGCTTTTAGGTGAGAAGAAATTTGATGAAGCCAAAAGTGCATTTCAAAAAGCTATTTCAGAGGATAAGTCAAATAAAGACACTTATATTAAAATAAAAGATAAGTATATGGAAAATCAAAGAATGGATGATGCATATCAAATTATAAATTTAGCTGTTAAAAATAATGTTGATACTGAAAATATGAAGAAACTTTCAAGTGATATAAAATCTAAGTTTGAAGTACCTATCATAGAACAAAAGGCTTATGAATATGGTAAATACTCATTGCCAAGTAGTGTAAAAATAAAAATAAATAATGAGGAAAAACAAGTGAATGTTGTTTGGAATAATCCTAAGGTGGATACAACCAAAGTTAAAGTGAAAAAATATACAGGTAAAGCACAGGGGTATGATAGAGAGGTTCAATTAAATTTAAGTATATTACCTGTAAAAACCGTTAAAAAGACAGTATATGCAATGGGAACTTATATTAAAAATAACAGGAGATATTTAAAAACAAGAGAGGTAGAGTTTTTTAGAGATACAGATGAAGATATGGATATAGCTGAAAGAATGGCAATTCAAGATGGTCATGCCGATTACTTAATAGATGGTAGAGTAGATGATGATTATTATATTAGAGATTTAAACAAACCTATGAAGGTATATGAAATGGCTCCAAATGCTAGTATAAGTGTATGTGAGTATATGGTTAATTCAAGTGGTTCAGCAGGTCAAAATAAGATTAATTATGAGAGGTTTAGTAAATTAAATAATGGTCAATATAATCAAATACTATCTTATATATTTTTGAAAAATGGGATTATAGTTAAATATGAACAACAATATCTTCCTTGAATAAATTAGTGTTTAAAATAGTAGCTAATAAAAAATTAGTTACTATTTTTTTTGTAAAATAAAAAACTCTATATTCTTATTAAATATAACCAAAATGTTTAAAAAATTTCAAAATAGTGTAATAATATATTTTGAGAAATCATGTTATGTTTTAATATAATATATAAAGCAAACTATTTATAAAAAGAAAAAGGAGTATATTATGAGCCAAATAAATATGTTATTAAATGAAGTAGAAGAAATAGTTAACAATGGAATAACTGATGAAGGAGTTAAAAGAATATTAGACATGCTAAAGTGTTCCCTTCCTATTAGTGACTTAGATGAGATTGAATTATATGTAGATTACTTACCTAAGAATATAAACTATTCAAAAGAAAAAAGATATTTGCATTTCTTATGGGATATGCTAGATAAATCGCCCATGAGTATTGTAACTAATTTTGCTATTCCATTTAGAAGAATACTTGCAAAGAAATTATTTAAATCTTGTGGTAAAAATTTTATAGCTCAAAACAATGTTAGATTTAATGTGCCAGATAAAATAGAAATTGGAGATAACGTTATTTTTAGCAATGATATTTTCATAGATTCAAAGGGTGGATTTAAAATAGGAAATTCATCAGGAATTGCTGAAGGTACATATGTATTTACACATTCTCATTCTGAAGAGGATCATACTGTAAGAGAATACAAGCCTGTAGTTTTAAAGGATTATGTAAAGATATATTCAAGATGTACTATCTTACCAGGGATTACAATAGGAAACCAAGCTATAGTTGCAGCTGGATCTATAGTAAATAAAGATGTAGAAGAAAATTCTTTAGTTATTGGTGCTCCTATAAAAAAGGTAAGGGATAGAAAAAACAATGGAAGAAAAGAAGAAGAATTAAATCATTTATGGTTAATAGATGGGTATTTTCAAAATGAGGAAATAAAATAGAATAATAAACTAAAATAATTCATATTTGTAAAATATATTATATAATATTATGTGGGTTTATGATTGTTATATATTTTTTATTGAGTAAGATTTGTAAATATAGTATTTTATAAAATTAAAATAATAATCAATCTTAAAAGGGGGCAAAACAATGAAGAACAAAAGATTAGGAGCAAATGCACTGTTATTAATTACAGCTGCTATATGGGGACTTGGCTTCGTAGCACAAAGGGTAGGAGCGGAAAATTTAGGAGCATTTACTTTTAACGCTATAAGATTTGGTCTTGGAGGAATTTCACTTATACCTTTGATTCTTTATTTTAATAAAGAAAAGAAGAAAAGTAAAAAGGATGAAGTTGCAGTTACAGATGGCTTTAAAAAAGAAGTATTGCCTGGGATCATGCTTGGTGGAGCGCTTTATATAGCGGCTACATTACAACAAATAGGACTTGCTTATACAACCGCTGCAAAGGCTGGATTTATAACAGGACTTTACATAGTGCTTGTACCAATTATGGGTATATTTATAGGACATAAAATAGATAAGGGTGCATGGATTGGAATGTTATTTTCAGTTGCTGGTTTGTATTTATTGAGCATAAATGAAAACTTCGCTATAAGCAATGGAGATTTACTTGAAGTTATAGGTGCTGTATTTTGGGCAACTCATATTCTTTTGATAGACTATTTTTCAAAAAAAGTTGATTCGTTGAAGTTATCATGTATTCAATTTATAACTTGTGGTATTTTAAGTTTTTTAACTGCTCTATGTGTCGAAGTTATTACATTACAATCCATATATAATGCTATGATACCTTTACTTTATGGTGGTTTTTTATCAGTAGGGGTTGCCTATACTCTTCAAGTTGTAGCACAAAAAAGTGCAAAACCATCTCATGCAGTTATAATACTTAGCATGGAAGCTGTATTTGGTGCAATTGGTGGCGTTCTTTTACTTGGAGAAGAAATGACAACAAGAGGATTTCTAGGATGTGCATTCATATTAGTAGGTATACTTGCATCACAAATCAAATTTCCAAAGAAAAATAATATAGAAAGTACTAGTGTATAAAATATATAAGTTTAAATAAAAATCAGTATTTAAAAGCCCCTTACTTACATAAGAAAGGGGCTTTTGTTATAATTTCATAAAGGCAAGGACAAGTAGTAATGTACCACTAAGCCATGATAGATTTAAATCCACTTTTTCAGCTATTTTTCTTCCGAGGAAAGAGCCGAGCATTACTGCAACCATATCTGAAATCAAGGAGAATCCTACAACTTGAAAATAATTAACACCAGCAAGTCCACTTCCAAAACCAATTGCCATGCCATCTAGGCTACAAGCAAGGGCAAGGGTGAAAGCTTCACCAGGTTTAAGTATTCTATGATTGCTAGTATCTAAAACATCTTCATCAGCACTCAAGTTTAAATCAAAGTTAATATCAAAAATCTTAAAGTTAAATGATTTATTTGTCAGTTCATTTTTTCTTAGATGAGATTTAAATAAACTTTCAAACAGCCTAAGTGAACCTAAAATAAATAATATACCAAAACATATAGCTATAGTTAAACTCTCAGGAAGAAACTTTCTTACTATTGAACCAGCAAATAATGAAATTGCAAGAACTGTTGAGCAAACAACATTAATTACTGTAGTTGATGAAAAAGGAATTTTTATTTTATTGGTTCCGTAACCAAAACTCGCAACAAAAGCATCTATACATAAAGATGTAACTAATAGTATTGACTGAAGCATTTTATGCACCTCTTTAATAATTTAAGTTATTTATAATACCATATTATTTAAAGTATCAAAAATTGTTCCTAAAATATCAAAAGATGTTGATGAAAAATCAACAATAAAACAACACTATAATAATGTTAAGTTCATATCATATTAATATATAAAAGTACTTTAGAGGTGAATAGGGTTGAGTAATTCGGAGGAAAGTCGTGATTTTGGATTATATCTAAAGGATAAACTAAAGGAAAAATCCTTATCTTTAAGTAAACTTAGTAGTTTAACAGGAATTGATAAATCAACAATATCAAGAATTATAAATCATAAACAAAGAGCAAATATAAATCATTTAGAAAAAATATCAAAGGCACTAGATATACCATTAGAAGAATTATTAGTGGAAGATGGATATAACATAAACAATGAAAATATTCAACATAAGGGAGAATTTGATATAAACAACAACTATGAGAGCATTGATGATATTTTTAAACTATCATCAATGGTTGAAAATACAGAGCTTAAAGGGTTGATAGAATCTCAATTAAATAAATATCAATTATATTTAAAGACAGATGAGGGAAAGGATGTACTTTATAAAAATTTCAATAATAAGATAGAGAAAATAGATAAGGGCGGAGTATTTGTAGAGAAGTTAAAAGATATGTATAAACAATTTTGTTCTAAGGATATACCAATAAAAGAACTACTTTTAATAGGAAGTGGACTTCTATATTTTGTAACTCCTATAGATATTATTCCTGACTTTATATTTCCAATAGGCTTTTTAGATGATATTATAGCAATTAAAATAGTATTAGATATGCTCGATAAAATTAGAAATAAGTCAAATTACAAAGAATAAAATAGAAAACATGATTATATACAATATAAATTAATGTATTTGATAATATTAGCGTACTGTGATATATTATAAAGGCATTTCATAAAATAGAACACAATTAATGAAAAATTGAAAGGAATGAATTTATGAATAGTTTACCAAACTGTCCAAAATGTAATTCGGAATATACTTATGAAGATGGAAATCTTATAATTTGTCCAGAATGTGCTCATGAGTTTACATTAGAGGCACAAAATGAGCCTGCTGAGGATGAAAATGTTGTTAAAGATTCAAATGGAAATATATTAAGTGATGGAGATTCTGTAACAATAATAAAGGATCTTAAAATAAAAGGATATTCAAATGCTTTAAAGAAGGGTACAAAGGTAAAGAATATACGTTTAGTTGATGGAGATCATAACATTGACTGTAAAATAGATGGTTTTGGAGCAATGCTTTTAAAATCAGAGTTCGTTAAAAAGCTTTAATATACTTAGAAAATTATCCTACGGAATAGATTTGTTAAAATCTTTCTGTAGGATTTTTTATTTAATAAGGAGAGGTTATATAAATTAATGGTGTAAAATATGATAGATATTATAAAAATTCATTATAGTATACCAAATTTTACAAAAGTTATTTAAAGATTCTTAAAATGTGTTATAATAGTATATAGATATTGGAAACGTTACCAGTAACGTTTCCAAAAAGAAGTTTTAAAAATAATTTATATATAGATATATTTTAAGAAAAGAGGGTATCTAATGGCTAATATAACTATAAAAGATATATCTAGGATGGCTGGAGTTGGTGTTAGTACTATTTCAAGAGTTTTAAATAATCATCCAGATGTTAAGGCGGAAACAAGAAAAAAGGTATTGGATGTA
This Clostridium novyi NT DNA region includes the following protein-coding sequences:
- a CDS encoding MerR family transcriptional regulator, whose protein sequence is MRTVKQVSDLTGISVRLLHYYDEIGLLKPSRVTDAGYRLYDHEDIKALQQILFFKELDIPLKEVKKIMSSPYFDKVEALKNQRKLLILKRKRLNALIELINKTLNGESTMSFKEFDMSEYFNVLEEFKTEHEDKIIKLYGSVDKYNEYIEQMKSKEGKIAKMAIKKYGSIEKYAKAIKKNFNSGILNLAERYDEFKKDLLEDNNPKLKELYKKLVCDLKKEPSSAEIQQIAGEITNTAKEDYEIFNMKNGDDHWFYMVQIFLVYPDWIKEVDKKYGSGSSKFIGKALKNYLGDKRPKLEILYEKLVFDLCKDPSSREIQQIVEEISDATKENNEFYKIDSGENHWGYMSELYLSDSNFIKIIDKKYGYGASKFMGEAFKIYAERLKE
- a CDS encoding tetratricopeptide repeat protein; the protein is MKRKNIISLIVIFMIILSFSGCANESKGNVVTSDVKKEAKLKDDKIKSYIEEGSKLLGEKKFDEAKSAFQKAISEDKSNKDTYIKIKDKYMENQRMDDAYQIINLAVKNNVDTENMKKLSSDIKSKFEVPIIEQKAYEYGKYSLPSSVKIKINNEEKQVNVVWNNPKVDTTKVKVKKYTGKAQGYDREVQLNLSILPVKTVKKTVYAMGTYIKNNRRYLKTREVEFFRDTDEDMDIAERMAIQDGHADYLIDGRVDDDYYIRDLNKPMKVYEMAPNASISVCEYMVNSSGSAGQNKINYERFSKLNNGQYNQILSYIFLKNGIIVKYEQQYLP
- a CDS encoding manganese efflux pump encodes the protein MLQSILLVTSLCIDAFVASFGYGTNKIKIPFSSTTVINVVCSTVLAISLFAGSIVRKFLPESLTIAICFGILFILGSLRLFESLFKSHLRKNELTNKSFNFKIFDINFDLNLSADEDVLDTSNHRILKPGEAFTLALACSLDGMAIGFGSGLAGVNYFQVVGFSLISDMVAVMLGSFLGRKIAEKVDLNLSWLSGTLLLVLAFMKL
- a CDS encoding DMT family transporter, with translation MKNKRLGANALLLITAAIWGLGFVAQRVGAENLGAFTFNAIRFGLGGISLIPLILYFNKEKKKSKKDEVAVTDGFKKEVLPGIMLGGALYIAATLQQIGLAYTTAAKAGFITGLYIVLVPIMGIFIGHKIDKGAWIGMLFSVAGLYLLSINENFAISNGDLLEVIGAVFWATHILLIDYFSKKVDSLKLSCIQFITCGILSFLTALCVEVITLQSIYNAMIPLLYGGFLSVGVAYTLQVVAQKSAKPSHAVIILSMEAVFGAIGGVLLLGEEMTTRGFLGCAFILVGILASQIKFPKKNNIESTSV
- a CDS encoding 2-dehydropantoate 2-reductase, encoding MKISIVGAGAMGSRYGYMLHEGGNEVFLIDAWKEHVDIINKEGLTIEENGQFKKVKIPAMLPEDAHEVPDLVILFTKSMGLEPMLKAVKGILGKDTKVLCLLNGLGHNETLEKYIDTKNIFMGVTLWTANLKGPGHVLLSGDGNLEVQNIDQSMDSEVKKVCDVLNEAGLKAYYSEDVIFSIWRKACVNGTLNSCCTILDCNIKQFGELKEAPELIRNIIKEFADVATKYGVNLNVEQVAKGIEKIYDPSQAGEHYPSMHQDLIQKHRLTEIDYINGYVSRKGKEFNIDTKYNDLLTMLVHAKEQLLVK
- a CDS encoding acyltransferase, producing the protein MSQINMLLNEVEEIVNNGITDEGVKRILDMLKCSLPISDLDEIELYVDYLPKNINYSKEKRYLHFLWDMLDKSPMSIVTNFAIPFRRILAKKLFKSCGKNFIAQNNVRFNVPDKIEIGDNVIFSNDIFIDSKGGFKIGNSSGIAEGTYVFTHSHSEEDHTVREYKPVVLKDYVKIYSRCTILPGITIGNQAIVAAGSIVNKDVEENSLVIGAPIKKVRDRKNNGRKEEELNHLWLIDGYFQNEEIK